Proteins encoded within one genomic window of Bradyrhizobium sp. 186:
- a CDS encoding GTP cyclohydrolase II → MSRANRTDHIRLTSHPEPGRKAAFPIHWGAADARARGPVIGTVSRAQERNVIGSHGGSYAMYRALAVSAGALDPIRRPDLTNTFPAATIGPFPQWSDPAKIVALDPWGHLVAENFRKEIAEGSDIRPSIAVTRARLDLPEIREALAAKRLRADGDVVHANGSVSVVKIAIDPVWHLPGLAERFGTSETELRRTLFEQTAGMFPELVTRPDMKVFLPPIGGTTVYMFGDVTKLPDHRTQITCRVHDECNGSDVFGSDICTCRPYLIHGIEESARGAQDGGLGLVIYNRKEGRALGEVTKFLVYNARKRQEDGDAAAAYFERTECVAGVQDARFQQLMPDTIHWLGLKRIDRFLSMSDMKHDALTSQGIDIVERVPIPPELIPADAYVEIAAKKAAGYYSTDVAPEKDVNGVVGRSLEKY, encoded by the coding sequence ATGAGCCGCGCGAACCGTACCGACCACATCCGCCTCACCTCCCATCCAGAGCCGGGAAGGAAGGCCGCCTTCCCGATTCACTGGGGCGCCGCGGACGCGCGGGCGCGGGGACCGGTCATCGGCACGGTGTCGCGCGCGCAGGAGCGCAACGTGATCGGCAGTCATGGCGGATCCTACGCGATGTACCGGGCGCTCGCGGTCTCCGCCGGCGCACTCGACCCGATCCGGCGTCCCGATCTCACCAACACGTTTCCGGCGGCGACCATCGGCCCGTTTCCGCAATGGAGCGATCCGGCCAAGATCGTCGCGCTCGATCCCTGGGGTCATCTCGTCGCCGAGAATTTCCGCAAGGAGATTGCCGAGGGCTCCGACATCCGACCGAGCATCGCGGTGACGCGCGCGCGGCTCGACCTGCCGGAGATCCGCGAGGCGCTCGCCGCAAAACGGCTGCGTGCCGACGGCGACGTCGTGCACGCCAATGGCAGCGTGTCGGTGGTGAAGATCGCGATCGATCCGGTCTGGCACCTGCCCGGCCTCGCGGAGCGCTTCGGCACCAGCGAGACCGAGCTGCGGCGCACGCTGTTCGAGCAGACCGCCGGCATGTTCCCGGAACTGGTGACGCGGCCGGACATGAAGGTGTTTCTGCCGCCGATCGGCGGCACCACCGTCTACATGTTCGGCGACGTGACCAAGCTGCCCGACCATCGCACCCAGATCACCTGCCGCGTGCATGACGAGTGCAACGGCTCCGACGTGTTCGGCTCCGATATCTGCACCTGCCGGCCCTATCTCATCCACGGCATCGAGGAGTCCGCGCGCGGCGCGCAGGATGGCGGGCTCGGGCTCGTGATCTACAACCGCAAGGAGGGGCGCGCGCTCGGCGAGGTCACCAAATTCCTGGTCTACAATGCGCGCAAGCGCCAGGAGGATGGCGATGCGGCCGCCGCTTATTTCGAGCGCACCGAATGCGTCGCCGGCGTCCAGGATGCGCGCTTCCAGCAACTGATGCCGGACACGATCCACTGGCTCGGGCTGAAGCGCATCGACCGCTTCCTGTCGATGAGCGACATGAAACACGACGCGCTCACCTCGCAGGGCATCGACATCGTCGAGCGCGTGCCGATCCCGCCGGAGCTCATTCCGGCCGATGCCTATGTCGAGATCGCCGCGAAGAAGGCCGCCGGCTACTACTCGACCGATGTTGCGCCCGAGAAGGATGTGAACGGCGTGGTCGGGCGTTCGCTCGAGAAATACTGA